One window of Perca flavescens isolate YP-PL-M2 chromosome 6, PFLA_1.0, whole genome shotgun sequence genomic DNA carries:
- the myh14 gene encoding myosin-10 isoform X2, which translates to MSKPTGGGVNDVTRLLISGAAQPGSPTSNSMFSAASQADWAAKRLVWVPSEKHGFESASIREERGDEVEVELTDSQRKVTLSREEVQRMNPPRFSKVEDMADLTCLNEASVLHNLRERYYSGLIYTYSGLFCVVVNPYKNLPIYTESIVEMYRGKKRHEMPPHIYAISEAAYRSMLQDREDQAILCTGESGAGKTENTKKVIQYLAHVASSHKGGTLGRNKEAVQMDGSRSLTRGSTLVNRGELERQLLQANPILEAFGNAKTVKNDNSSRFGKFIRINFDVGGYIVGANIETYLLEKSRATRQAKDERTFHIFYQLLCGTSDETKADLLLGTADEYRFLSGGSIPVPGQSDSENFTQTMDSMAIMGFTPEESMSMLKLISAVLQFGNISFMKEKNQDQASMPDNTAAQKLCHLLGVNVLEFTRAILTPRIKVGREYVQKAQTKEQADFAVEALAKATYERLFRWLVHRINRALDRRQRQGASFIGILDIAGFEIFQLNSFEQLCINYTNEKLQQLFNHTMFILEQEEYQREGIEWNFIDFGLDLQPCIDLIERPAHPPGVLALLDEECWFPRATDRSFVEKLSTEQGSHPKFFKPKQPRGEADFSIIHYAGKVDYKAHDWLVKNMDPLNDNVASLLHQSSDHFVSELWKEVDRIVGLDQVSSGENSGPVTFGAAGLKTKKGMFRTVGQLYKESLTKLMATLRNTNPNFLRCIIPNHEKKAGKLSPNLVLDQLRCNGVLEGIRICRQGFPNRIPFQEFRQRYEILTPNAIPRTFMDGKQASELMIRALELDHNLFRVGQSKVFFRAGVLGHLEEERDLKITDTIIRFQSASRGYLARKSFLKKQQQLSALRVMQRNCAAYLKLRNWQWWRLFTKVKPLLQVTRQDEEIQVRETELQKAKDNLTRVEQDYTELDKKHAQLIEEKAVLADQLQAEAELFAEAEEMRARLASRKQELEEVLGELESRLEEEEERGVQLTNEKKRMQQNIQDLEEQLEEEESARQRLLLEKVTLETKVKSLEADLLNAVEQRDRLSKEKKQLEERLAEVTDQLTEEEEKTKSLNKLKNKQEAVIADLEERLKREEQGRLEQEKWRRRMENDSLEAQEQLSDLGMLSAELRGSLAQKEKEITTLQGRLEEEGARRAEAQRALREAMSQVSELKEEVENERGMRERAEKQRRDLGEELEALRTELEDTLDTTAAQQELRSRREAELNDLQRCVEEETRRHEAQLSEVRVKHSAAIDSLQEQLDNSKRARQSLEKAKAMLEEERQNLSSELKSLQASRTESERGRKRAEGQLQELGARLAQADREREEKEERMHKLQCEIESLSGNLSSSDIKTLRLTKEVSSLESQLHDAKELLQDETRQKMALGSRVRALEEEKNGLMERLEEEEERAKELTRQIQTHTQQLAELRKQSEEVNTAVEAGDETRRKLQRELDSVIQRERQKEEEKERVERQRERLREEIEDMTLALQRERQNCTALEKRQKKFDQCLAEEKAVSARLAEERDRAEADSREKDTRYLALSRALQEAQDQREELERSNKQLRLEMEQLVNQQDDVGKNVHELERTRRSLETEAQNLRVQTQELEEELNEAENSRLRLEVTLQALKAQFEREISSNEEKGEEKRRALSKQVRELEIQLEEERSQRSQAVSTKKQLEAELQEAETQVETAGRGKEETLKQLRRLQGQMKEVLRELDESKLAREEVVAQSKDSEKKIQSLEAEVLQLTEELSVSERQRRQAQQERDEMADEMVNSSSGKTALFEEKRRLEARVSQLEEELEEEQSNSELLAERQRKTALQVETLTVQLQGERTLTQKAEVAREQLERQNKELKTRLGEMEGAVRGKHRLSVAALEAKIDSMEEQLEQERQERAIANKLMRKTEKKLKEVMMQADDERRHADQYREQLDKSMVRLKQLKRQLEEVEEDNSRSNAQKRKLQRELEEISDSSQSMTREITALRSQLSIPEWRPDQRAPLPLALRGRRALVDDLSLENSDSEEPPASPTPSSGLPGTPTPSSEHSLDPPPPYSVNNTE; encoded by the exons ACAGAGAAGATCAGGCAATCCTCTGCAC aggGGAGTCTGGAGCTGGGAAAACGGAGAACACTAAGAAAGTCATCCAGTATTTGGCTCACGTTGCCTCTTCCCATAAGGGCGGCACTCTGGGTAGGAACAAGGAAGCTGTGCAG ATGGACGGCTCTCGGTCCTTAACAAGAGGCAGTACTTTGGTGAACAGG GGCGAGCTGGAGAGACAGCTGCTGCAGGCCAACCCCATACTGGAGGCCTTCGGCAACGCAAAGACTGTCAAGAACGATAACTCCTCTAGATTT ggTAAATTCATCCGCATCAATTTTGATGTGGGGGGGTACATTGTTGGTGCCAACATCGAGACCT ACCTCCTTGAAAAGTCCCGGGCCACCCGTCAGGCCAAAGACGAGAGGACGTTCCACATCTTTTACCAGTTGTTGTGTGGCACTTCAGACGAGACAAAAG CGGACCTGCTCTTAGGAACTGCTGATGAGTACCGCTTTCTCAGTGGAGGCTCCATCCCTGTTCCTGGTCAGAGCGATTCAGAGAacttcacccagaccatggacTCCATGGCTATAATGGGCTTCACCCCAGAGGAGTCAATGT CCATGCTTAAGTTGATCTCTGCTGTGCTCCAGTTTGGGAACATCTCCTTCATGAAGGAGAAGAACCAGGACCAGGCCTCGATGCCAGATAACACAGCTGCTCAGAAACTGTGCCATCTGCTGGGCGTCAACGTGCTGGAGTTCACACGGGCCATCCTCACTCCCAGAATCAAAGTGGGTCGAGAGTATGTGCAGAAGGCCCAGACGAAAGAGCAG GCTGACTTTGCTGTAGAGGCCTTGGCGAAGGCCACATATGAGCGTCTGTTCAGATGGCTGGTCCACAGGATCAACAGGGCTCTGGACCGCAGACAGAGACAAGGAGCTTCCTTCATAGGCATTCTTGATATTGCTGGATTTGAGATCTTCCAG CTCAACTCCTTTGAGCAGCTGTGTATCAACTACACCAACgagaagctgcagcagctcttCAACCACACCATGTTCATCTTGGAGCAGGAGGAGTACCAGCGCGAGGGCATTGAATGGAACTTCATCGACTTTGGCCTTGACTTACAGCCCTGCATTGACCTCATCGAGAGACCA GCCCACCCGCCTGGTGTTCTCGCCCTGCTAGATGAAGAGTGCTGGTTCCCGCGGGCGACAGATCGCTCATTTGTGGAGAAGCTGTCTACTGAGCAAGGCAGCCATCCAAAATTCTTCAAACCAAAGCAACCACGTGGAGAAGCTGACTTCTCCATCATTCACTATGCTGGCAAG GTGGACTACAAGGCACATGATTGGTTAGTGAAGAACATGGATCCTCTGAACGACAATGTGGCGTCTCTTCTCCACCAGTCGTCTGATCATTTTGTCTCAGAGCTTTGGAAGGAGG TGGACAGGATTGTGGGTCTGGACCAGGTGTCTTCAGGAGAGAACAGCGGGCCGGTCACGTTCGGAGCAGCAGGGCTGAAGACAAAGAAGGGAATGTTCAGGACTGTTGGTCAGCTTTACAAGGAGTCGCTCACGAAGCTGATGGCCACGCTGAGGAACACAAACCCCAACTTCCTCCGCTGTATCATCCCCAACCACGAGAAGAAG GCCGGTAAGCTGTCCCCCAACCTGGTTTTGGACCAACTGAGGTGTAATGGAGTTCTGGAGGGCATCCGTATCTGCAGACAAGGCTTCCCTAACCGCATCCCGTTCCAGGAGTTtagacagag ATATGAGATCCTGACTCCGAATGCTATTCCTCGCACCTTTATGGACGGCAAACAGGCATCAGAACTCATG ATTAGAGCTTTGGAACTGGATCACAACCTGTTCAGGGTGGGTCAGAGTAAAGTCTTCTTCAGAGCCGGAGTCCTGGGTCACCTGGAAGAAGAAAGAGACCTAAAGATCACGGACACCATCATACGCTTTCAGAGCGCCTCCAGAGGCTACCTTGCACGCAA ATCCTTCCTGAAGAAGCAGCAACAGCTGAGTGCTCTGAGAGTGATGCAGAGGAACTGTGCTGCTTACCTCAAACTCAGGAACTGGCAGTGGTGGCGGCTGTTCACCAAG GTGAAGCCCCTGCTGCAGGTTACCCGGCAGGACGAGGAGATCCAGGTAAGGGAAACCGAGCTCCAGAAGGCCAAGGACAATCTCACTCGAGTGGAGCAGGACTACACAGAGCTGGACAAGAAACATGCTCAG CTGATCGAGGAGAAGGCCGTGCTGGCTGACCAGCTGCAAGCAGAGGCGGAGCTGTTTGCCGAGGCAGAGGAGATGAGGGCCCGGTTGGCCAGTCGGAAAcaggagctggaggaggtgCTGGGCGAGCTGGAGAGTCgattggaggaagaggaggagagaggcgtGCAGCTGACCAATGAGAAGAAGAGGATGCAGCAGAATATTCAG GACCTGGAGGAGCAgttagaggaggaggaaagtgCCCGACAGCGCCTCCTGCTGGAGAAGGTTACCTTGGAGACCAAAGTGAAGAGTCTGGAAGCCGACTTGCTGAATGCAGTGGAGCAGAGAGACCGACTCAGCAAG GAGAAGAAACAGCTGGAGGAGCGTCTGGCCGAGGTAACCGATCAGCTcactgaggaagaggagaaaaccAAAAGTCTAAACAAACTCAAGAACAAACAGGAGGCTGTCATCGCTGACCTAGAGG AGCGCTTGAAGCGTGAGGAGCAGGGGCGCTTGGAGCAGGAGAAGTGGCGGAGGAGGATGGAGAATGACTCGTTGGAGGCCCAGGAGCAGCTGTCGGACCTGGGCATGCTGTCCGCCGAGCTGAGGGGCAGTCTGGCTCAGAAGGAGAAGGAAATCACCACCCTGCAGGGCCG GTTGGAGGAAGAAGGAGCGCGTCGTGCGGAGGCTCAGAGGGCGCTAAGGGAGGCCATGTCCCAGGTGTCTGAGCTGAAGGAGGAAGTGGAGAATGAACGAGGGATGAGGGAAAGGGCGGAGAAACAGAGGCGAGACCTGGGGGAGGAGCTGGAGGCTTTGAGAACTGAGCTGGAGGACACTCTGGACACCACAGCTGCCCAGCAGGAGCTAAG GTCTCGCCGGGAGGCGGAGTTAAATGATCTCCAGCGGTGTGTTGAAGAGGAGACTCGCCGCCACGAGGCCCAGCTATCAGAAGTCCGAGTCAAACACAGCGCTGCCATAGACAGCCTCCAGGAACAGCTGGACAATAGCAAGAGA GCACGTCAGTCCCTGGAGAAGGCCAAAGCCatgctggaggaggagaggcagaATTTGAGCTCAGAGCTCAAGAGCCTCCAAGCGAGCCGCACGGAGAGCGAGAGAGGCCGCAAGAGGGCCGAGGGTCAGCTGCAGGAGCTCGGCGCCCGCCTGGCTCAGgctgacagagagagggaggagaaggaagagCGAATGCACAAGCTACAG TGCGAGATTGAGTCTCTCTCCGGCAATTTGTCCTCCTCTGACATCAAAACACTTCGTCTCACTAAAGAGGTCAGCAGCCTGGAGAGCCAGCTGCATGATGCCAAG gAACTGCTGCAGGATGAAACTCGTCAAAAGATGGCTCTGGGCTCGAGGGTGCGAGcgctggaggaggagaagaacgGACTGATGGAAAGacttgaggaggaggaggagagagccaAAGAGTTGACCCGGCAGATTCAGACTCATACCCAGCAG CTAGCAGAGCTTCGCAAGCAGTCAGAGGAGGTGAACACTGCGGTGGAAGCCGGAGACGAGACACGCCGGAAACTCCAGAGAGAGCTGGACAGCGTCATCCAGAGGGAGCgacagaaggaggaggagaaggagcgGGTGGAGAGGCAGAGGGAGCGACTAAGGGAGGAGATAGAGGACATGACACTtgccctgcagagagagagacagaactGCACGGCCCTGGAGAAGAGGCAGAAAAAGTTTGACCAG TGTCTGGCCGAGGAAAAGGCGGTGAGCGCTAGGCTGGCAGAGGAAAGGGACAGAGCAGAAGCAGACAGCCGAGAAAAGGACACAAGATATCTGGCGCTTTCCCGAGCCCTGCAG gAGGCCCAGGACCAGAGGGAAGAGCTAGAGAGGTCCAACAAGCAGCTCCGTCTGGAAATGGAGCAGCTTGTAAACCAGCAGGACGACGTCGGCAAAAAC GTCCATGAGCTGGAGCGCACTCGCAGGAGCTTAGAAACGGAAGCCCAGAACCTGCGAGTTCAGACgcaggagctggaggaggagctgaACGAGGCGGAGAACTCAAGGCTGAGGCTGGAGGTCACTCTGCAGGCGCTCAAGGCTCAATTTGAGAGGGAGATAAGCAGCAacgaggagaaaggagaggagaagaggagggcgCTCAGCAAGCAg GTGAGGGAGTTGGAGAtccagctggaggaggagcgGAGTCAGCGGTCTCAGGCTGTGTCGACCAAAAAGCAGCTGGAAGCAGAACTGCAGGAAGCCGAGACCCAGGTGGAGACAGCCGGCCGCGGAAAAGAGGAGACTCTGAAGCAGCTACGGAGGCTGCAG GGTCAAATGAAGGAAGTTCTGCGTGAGCTGGATGAGAGCAAGTTGGCTCGGGAAGAGGTGGTCGCACAGTCGAAAGACAGCGAAAAGAAGATCCAATCTCTGGAAGCAGAAGTCCTTCAGTTAACTGAA GAGCTTTCAGTATCAGAGAGGCAGAGGAGACAGGCTCAGCAGGAGAGAGATGAGATGGCCGATGAGATGGTCAACAGCAGCTCTGGAAA GACCGCACTGTTTGAAGAGAAGCGGAGGTTAGAAGCGCGAGTCAGtcagctggaggaggagctggaggaggagcagagtAACTCTGAACTGCTGGcggagagacaaagaaagactGCTCTACAG GTGGAGACTCTAACCGTGCAGCTGCAGGGAGAGAGGACTTTGACCCAGAAGGCAGAGGTGGCTCGGGAGCAGCTGGAGAGGCAGAACAAGGAGCTGAAGACCCGACTGGGGGAGATGGAGGGAGCAGTAAGGGGCAAGCACAGGCTCAGCGTCGCCGCCCTGGAGGCCAAGATCGATTCGATGGAGGAGCAGCTGGAAcaggagagaca GGAACGAGCCATTGCCAACAAACTGATGCGAAAGACAGAGAAGAAACTGAAGGAGGTGATGATGCAGGCAGACGACGAGAGAAGACACGCAGACCAGTACAGAGAACAG CTGGATAAATCCATGGTCCGATTGAAGCAGTTGAAGAGGCagctggaggaggtggaggaggacaACTCTCGCTCCAACGCCCAGAAGAGGAAGCTGCAGAGAGAGCTGGAGGAGATCTCCGACAGCAGCCAGAGCATGACACGAGAGATCACCGCTCTCCGCAGCCAGCTCag CATTCCTGAATGGAGACCAGATCA GCGTGCTCCGTTGCCCCTGGCATTGCGTGGACGTAGAGCGCTGGTTGACGACCTCTCGTTGGAGAACTCAGACTCTGAGGAGCCCCCTGCCTCGCCGACCCCCTCCTCTGGACTCCCAGGGACCCCGACTCCCTCCTCTGAACATAGCCTGGACCCTCCGCCGCCCTACAGCGTCAACAATACAGAGTGA